A single region of the Pontibacter kalidii genome encodes:
- a CDS encoding ankyrin repeat domain-containing protein, giving the protein MKHPHTITHRPLRIRKLLLLGLLAGFSQLAVAQTGAGTGGADKATTAAKDSAVAAAKKATAATSARPAAAAPAPIIRRIWRTPAMDEAMHYYTSLDFQRAQERFRTAAAAGEHDALYFLGRMHQYRELKYDSVEIDTVQQIDDARTYFAANRDSAQYYYQTALDSGSVLANLGMAELMTLRSKDDEQRFIQRMRTAAITIREKAVEGDGFANRILGSMYYTGYGEMQNHALAANYLRRAAEAGDVVAYTSLANLYLNGEGVGKDYQKAVHWLQKGVEAGEREAMYTLALLLEEGTLGEVKVEEARDLYREAVEKGSRNAYEQLIYINQTPNQKVVIAAIHRDPEMLNRALAAGGDPNTQDEPEDYEANLQRRTPLMHALYLPMLLEDYGVEYEPEARLKAASLLLRKGADVNAQDINGKTALHYVVSSTRIKTEFYENEQVQLLDTLLAHGANPDIKDKEGNTVLAQALNATIGQHIGILELEKLLQSGANPNVANNEGKTPLMLACEIDANFEIILALLQANADVTITDNSGKAAIDYTKHENVQNILLAAGSPPKQE; this is encoded by the coding sequence TTGAAACATCCTCATACTATAACTCACCGCCCACTTCGCATCAGGAAACTCCTGTTGCTGGGCCTGCTGGCAGGCTTCAGCCAACTGGCTGTGGCGCAAACAGGCGCAGGTACGGGCGGGGCAGACAAGGCCACCACAGCGGCGAAGGATTCTGCCGTGGCTGCCGCGAAAAAGGCCACCGCGGCCACCAGTGCCAGGCCTGCCGCTGCAGCACCGGCTCCGATTATCAGGCGCATCTGGCGCACGCCTGCCATGGATGAGGCCATGCACTACTATACTTCGCTGGACTTTCAGCGGGCGCAGGAGAGGTTCAGGACCGCCGCGGCAGCGGGCGAGCACGACGCGTTGTACTTCCTGGGGCGCATGCACCAGTACCGCGAGCTCAAGTATGACTCAGTGGAGATAGACACCGTACAGCAAATAGATGATGCCCGCACGTACTTCGCCGCCAACCGCGACTCCGCCCAGTATTACTACCAAACTGCCCTGGACAGTGGCAGCGTGCTGGCAAATCTGGGTATGGCTGAGCTGATGACCCTGCGCAGCAAGGATGACGAGCAGCGCTTTATCCAGCGCATGCGCACCGCCGCCATCACCATCCGCGAGAAAGCGGTGGAGGGGGATGGCTTCGCCAACCGCATCCTGGGGAGCATGTACTATACCGGTTACGGGGAGATGCAGAATCACGCGCTGGCGGCCAATTACTTGCGCCGCGCCGCGGAGGCTGGCGATGTGGTGGCGTATACCTCGCTGGCCAACCTGTACCTGAACGGAGAGGGCGTGGGCAAGGATTACCAGAAAGCAGTGCACTGGCTGCAGAAAGGCGTGGAGGCCGGCGAGCGCGAGGCCATGTATACGCTGGCGCTTTTGCTGGAGGAAGGAACGTTGGGTGAGGTGAAGGTGGAGGAGGCCAGGGACCTGTACCGCGAAGCCGTGGAGAAAGGCAGCCGAAACGCGTACGAGCAGTTGATTTACATTAACCAGACGCCGAACCAGAAGGTGGTGATAGCCGCCATCCACCGCGACCCGGAGATGCTGAACCGCGCCCTGGCCGCTGGCGGGGACCCAAACACCCAGGACGAGCCGGAGGACTACGAAGCGAACCTGCAGAGGCGCACGCCGCTGATGCATGCTTTGTACCTGCCGATGCTGCTGGAGGATTACGGGGTAGAGTACGAGCCGGAGGCGCGCCTGAAAGCGGCCAGCCTGCTGTTGCGGAAGGGGGCCGACGTAAACGCACAGGACATCAACGGCAAAACGGCCCTGCACTACGTGGTGAGCAGCACGCGCATCAAGACCGAGTTTTACGAGAACGAGCAGGTGCAGCTGCTCGACACGCTGCTGGCGCACGGCGCCAACCCAGACATCAAGGATAAGGAAGGAAATACGGTGCTGGCGCAGGCGCTGAACGCCACCATCGGCCAGCACATTGGCATCCTGGAGCTGGAGAAGCTGCTGCAGTCCGGGGCCAACCCGAACGTAGCCAATAACGAAGGCAAGACGCCGCTGATGCTGGCCTGCGAGATAGACGCCAACTTTGAGATCATACTTGCCCTGCTGCAGGCGAATGCCGACGTCACCATCACCGACAATTCCGGCAAGGCCGCCATCGACTACACAAAGCACGAGAACGTGCAGAACATTCTGCTGGCTGCCGGCTCTCCTCCAAAGCAGGAGTAG
- a CDS encoding DUF3109 family protein, with translation MIVLQNTVISDDVRDQFFVCNLEKCKGACCVEGDLGAPLEEDELEILKDSYEHVKPYMSAAGLKAVEEQGLYIKDWEGDYSTPTIGNRECAYAIYDENNMLKCAIEQAYYDGKISWKKPISCHLYPIRITKYDGFEALNYDRWGICSSACSFGQDLGVRVYQFLKEPLIRKYGEGWYSELEQLMESEEPAKK, from the coding sequence ATGATAGTTCTTCAGAATACCGTGATCAGCGACGACGTGCGCGACCAGTTCTTTGTGTGTAACCTTGAGAAATGCAAAGGCGCCTGCTGTGTGGAGGGTGACCTAGGCGCGCCGCTGGAGGAAGACGAGCTGGAGATACTGAAGGACAGCTATGAGCACGTTAAGCCCTATATGTCCGCCGCCGGACTGAAAGCGGTGGAGGAGCAGGGTTTGTACATCAAAGACTGGGAAGGGGATTACTCTACCCCGACCATCGGTAACCGAGAGTGCGCCTATGCCATCTATGACGAGAACAACATGCTGAAATGCGCCATAGAGCAGGCATACTACGATGGCAAGATCAGCTGGAAAAAACCGATTTCGTGCCACCTGTACCCGATCCGTATCACGAAGTATGATGGCTTTGAGGCGTTGAACTACGACCGTTGGGGCATTTGCAGCTCGGCCTGCAGCTTCGGCCAGGACCTTGGCGTGCGCGTGTACCAGTTCCTGAAGGAGCCGCTTATCCGCAAGTATGGCGAAGGCTGGTACAGCGAACTGGAGCAACTGATGGAGAGCGAGGAGCCGGCTAAAAAGTAG
- a CDS encoding DUF6340 family protein, whose product MYKKIILFLFGTLAITQFSCTSILFVDTTRPAAVAVANDQWKVAVLNRYNPKLLDFNQEKKVGVFAGGANHAFLGAIDAILQDDTYDLVFTDSISYRTPTVNSRLNPEQVQDLYLQQPHHLLLSLEHFDTYFKQETVREKEEDGSISKTAYYDLAVASTWVLYDSTGQVLDRCVLAEEAPYQSRGVISGLLAIGPSMGNASTAVNDLAWYTGNRYWSRLSPQPFSFARPYYSSKNFQDPAVAMAAGDWHNALAMLEPLIKSSNRKEAARAAYNTAVVYEAMGDLEQARHWAKEAIGRGNKLAAALLPELEKYQK is encoded by the coding sequence ATGTATAAGAAGATCATACTTTTTCTGTTCGGCACTCTGGCCATCACACAATTTAGCTGCACCTCCATACTATTTGTTGATACGACCAGGCCCGCAGCGGTGGCAGTGGCGAATGACCAATGGAAGGTAGCGGTTTTAAACAGGTATAACCCAAAGCTGCTGGACTTTAATCAGGAGAAAAAGGTCGGGGTGTTCGCGGGCGGGGCAAACCATGCCTTCCTGGGGGCCATAGACGCTATTCTTCAGGATGACACGTATGATCTTGTTTTTACTGACTCCATCAGCTACAGAACCCCCACTGTAAACAGCAGGCTGAACCCGGAGCAGGTACAGGATTTATACTTGCAGCAACCGCACCATCTGCTGCTGTCGCTGGAACACTTCGATACCTACTTTAAGCAGGAAACCGTGCGCGAAAAGGAGGAGGATGGCAGCATCTCCAAAACGGCTTATTATGATTTGGCTGTTGCCTCTACCTGGGTGCTTTATGACAGCACGGGGCAGGTGCTGGACAGATGTGTGCTCGCCGAGGAGGCTCCTTACCAGTCGAGGGGGGTGATAAGCGGCCTACTGGCCATAGGGCCCTCAATGGGCAATGCCAGCACCGCAGTAAATGATTTGGCCTGGTATACCGGCAACAGGTACTGGAGCAGACTGTCGCCGCAGCCGTTTTCCTTTGCCCGCCCCTATTACTCCAGCAAGAACTTTCAGGACCCTGCCGTTGCCATGGCAGCCGGAGACTGGCATAACGCCCTTGCCATGCTGGAGCCGCTCATCAAAAGCAGTAACCGGAAAGAAGCTGCGCGGGCTGCTTATAATACAGCCGTGGTGTATGAGGCTATGGGGGATCTGGAGCAGGCAAGGCACTGGGCAAAAGAGGCTATTGGTAGAGGAAATAAACTGGCTGCTGCCCTGTTACCGGAGTTGGAGAAGTACCAAAAGTAA
- the accC gene encoding acetyl-CoA carboxylase biotin carboxylase subunit — protein sequence MFKKILIANRGEIALRIIRTCKEMGVKTVAVYSTADKESLHVRFADEAVCIGPPPSAQSYLNIPNIISAAEITNADAIHPGYGFLSENAEFSRICAENGIKFIGASPEMINQMGDKASAKDTMKKAGVPTIPGSDGLLKNVEEGLKIANKIKYPIILKATAGGGGRGMRIVKNDSEFEKAWNDARTEAKAAFGNDGIYLEKFVVEPRHIEIQLIGDQHGQVAHLSERDCSIQRRHQKLVEETPSPFITDELRDAMGKAAIAGAKAINYEGVGTIEFLVDKNRDFYFMEMNTRIQVEHPITEEVIDYDLIKEQIKVAAGERITGKNYYPKMHAIECRINAEDPKNGFRPSPGKITTLHMPGGHGVRVDSHVYSGYTIPPNYDSMIAKLIVSAQTREEALVKMKRALSEFVIEGIKTTIPFHLKLMDDKGFKEGNFTTKYLEDFDFGAIE from the coding sequence ATGTTTAAAAAAATACTAATTGCCAACCGAGGCGAGATCGCGCTGCGCATTATTCGTACCTGTAAGGAAATGGGCGTTAAAACGGTGGCTGTATACTCTACGGCCGACAAGGAGAGCCTGCACGTGCGCTTTGCCGATGAGGCTGTCTGCATCGGCCCGCCCCCAAGCGCCCAATCTTACCTCAACATCCCGAACATTATATCAGCGGCAGAGATCACCAATGCCGACGCCATACATCCGGGGTACGGTTTCCTGTCAGAGAATGCCGAGTTCTCGCGCATCTGTGCCGAAAATGGCATCAAGTTTATCGGCGCCTCCCCGGAGATGATCAACCAGATGGGAGACAAGGCTTCGGCGAAGGACACCATGAAAAAGGCGGGCGTGCCGACGATACCGGGCTCCGACGGACTGCTCAAGAACGTAGAGGAAGGCCTGAAAATCGCCAATAAAATAAAGTACCCGATTATCCTGAAGGCCACGGCAGGTGGCGGTGGCCGCGGCATGCGCATCGTCAAAAACGACTCGGAGTTTGAGAAAGCCTGGAATGATGCCCGCACCGAGGCGAAAGCAGCCTTTGGCAACGATGGTATCTACCTGGAAAAATTCGTGGTGGAGCCCCGCCACATCGAGATTCAGCTTATCGGCGACCAACATGGCCAGGTGGCGCACCTCTCGGAGCGTGACTGCTCCATCCAGCGTCGCCATCAGAAACTGGTAGAGGAAACCCCTTCCCCGTTCATCACCGATGAGCTGCGGGATGCTATGGGCAAGGCGGCCATTGCCGGTGCCAAAGCCATTAACTACGAGGGCGTGGGCACGATCGAGTTCCTGGTAGACAAGAACCGCGACTTCTACTTTATGGAGATGAACACGCGCATCCAGGTAGAGCACCCAATCACGGAAGAGGTCATCGACTACGACCTGATCAAAGAGCAGATAAAGGTAGCTGCCGGTGAGCGTATCACGGGCAAGAACTACTACCCGAAGATGCACGCCATCGAGTGCCGCATCAACGCCGAAGATCCCAAGAACGGGTTCCGCCCTAGCCCCGGAAAAATCACGACCCTGCACATGCCGGGCGGCCACGGTGTGCGGGTGGACTCGCACGTATACTCGGGCTATACTATTCCGCCGAACTACGACTCCATGATCGCGAAGCTGATCGTGAGCGCGCAGACGCGCGAGGAGGCCCTGGTGAAGATGAAGCGCGCCCTGAGCGAGTTCGTGATCGAGGGCATCAAAACCACGATTCCTTTCCACCTCAAGCTGATGGACGACAAAGGCTTTAAGGAAGGCAACTTCACGACCAAGTATCTGGAGGACTTCGACTTCGGCGCGATTGAGTAG
- the accB gene encoding acetyl-CoA carboxylase biotin carboxyl carrier protein, which produces MKAKEIQDLIDFIAKSGLNKVNIETEEFKISVKRDPDQKVTYVKGAEPAPQAAPAPQAAPAAAPAATAPAPVAAPAASDDSKYVAIKAPMIGTFYRAASPENPVFVNVGDEVKKGQVICIIEAMKLFNEIESEVSGKIVKVLVDNASPVEYDQPLFLVDPS; this is translated from the coding sequence ATGAAAGCTAAAGAAATCCAGGACCTCATCGACTTTATCGCCAAATCCGGCCTGAATAAAGTTAACATTGAAACAGAAGAATTCAAGATCTCGGTAAAGCGCGATCCAGACCAGAAGGTAACATACGTGAAAGGTGCTGAGCCTGCCCCCCAGGCGGCCCCGGCCCCTCAGGCTGCTCCGGCCGCGGCTCCTGCTGCTACTGCCCCGGCACCTGTCGCTGCCCCTGCTGCCTCCGACGACAGCAAGTATGTAGCCATCAAGGCGCCGATGATCGGCACCTTCTACCGCGCCGCCAGCCCGGAGAATCCCGTGTTCGTGAACGTAGGCGATGAGGTGAAAAAAGGGCAGGTAATCTGCATCATCGAGGCCATGAAGCTGTTCAACGAGATCGAGTCTGAGGTATCAGGCAAGATTGTGAAGGTACTGGTAGACAACGCCTCGCCTGTGGAGTACGATCAGCCGCTGTTCCTGGTAGACCCAAGCTAA
- the efp gene encoding elongation factor P translates to MATTADIKNGIVIEFNNDLYQVVDFQHVKPGKGPAFVRTKLRNVRTGKMLDNTFSAGHKITTARVEQRPHQFIYKDDMGYNFMDMNTFEQVTLNEAMVPFADLMKEGQEVTILFHAETETPLTCEIPPFVELTITYTEPGLKGDTATNASKPAIVETGATIQVPLFIGQDEKIKVDTRTYSYAERVK, encoded by the coding sequence ATGGCAACCACAGCTGATATCAAAAACGGCATCGTGATTGAATTCAATAATGACCTGTACCAGGTTGTTGATTTTCAGCACGTAAAGCCAGGAAAAGGGCCCGCGTTCGTGAGAACGAAGCTCAGAAACGTTAGAACCGGCAAAATGCTTGACAACACGTTCTCTGCCGGACATAAAATTACGACCGCCCGCGTGGAGCAGCGCCCGCACCAGTTTATCTACAAGGATGACATGGGCTATAATTTTATGGACATGAACACCTTTGAGCAGGTAACCCTGAACGAGGCCATGGTGCCATTTGCCGACCTGATGAAAGAAGGCCAGGAGGTTACGATTCTCTTCCACGCTGAGACGGAAACACCGCTCACCTGCGAGATTCCTCCGTTTGTGGAACTGACCATTACCTACACCGAGCCAGGCTTAAAGGGCGACACCGCTACGAACGCTTCTAAGCCAGCCATCGTAGAAACAGGCGCAACGATCCAGGTGCCGTTGTTCATCGGTCAGGACGAAAAAATCAAAGTAGACACTCGTACGTACTCATACGCTGAAAGAGTTAAATAG
- a CDS encoding glycosyltransferase family 87 protein, giving the protein MRLTTLFQPKYAWAFAILLAGLLLLIGEIINDRFWMHDLEVYYKTAERMLRGSEIYRIASDGHYVYKYSPTAGLYFIPFTLVPFAAAKIVYWLLLVLLAIVVLHFLFQLAAPSDQKFTVRQKNTVLLLSFLAVGAHVHREWHLGQVNFVLLALYVVVVLLWKNNRPVAAGVVLAASIFIKPFGFILLPYLLLKKRFDMLASTATAIVLLGLLPFLFYPSAEAFAALYKGWLQELVLEMNAKQELLKSGNHTIFSVLARYTPIQYLLQSDAAIKVYQVVVLALIGGFVLYFVRAGEKLKNNFVSDVALLVALIPLFAVTSLNAFLFALPCMVVVLSNYAELNKVAKVLAVAGCVLVGINIRDLMGGDLYRLLESLSIYTLGTVALLGALTILRLRRSRHPRLAEMQPRRNKDLAGQFK; this is encoded by the coding sequence ATGCGATTGACAACGCTGTTCCAACCAAAGTACGCCTGGGCATTTGCTATACTGCTTGCAGGCCTGCTGCTGCTCATAGGTGAAATCATAAATGACCGGTTCTGGATGCATGACCTGGAAGTATACTACAAAACGGCCGAAAGAATGCTCCGCGGAAGCGAAATCTACCGCATTGCCTCGGATGGCCATTACGTGTACAAGTACTCACCTACGGCAGGGTTATACTTTATCCCCTTTACGTTAGTGCCCTTTGCAGCGGCCAAGATCGTTTACTGGCTGCTGCTGGTGCTGCTGGCCATCGTTGTCCTGCACTTCCTGTTTCAACTGGCAGCTCCGTCAGACCAGAAGTTTACCGTACGGCAGAAGAACACGGTACTGCTCCTGTCGTTTTTAGCGGTTGGTGCCCATGTGCACCGGGAGTGGCATTTGGGCCAGGTGAATTTCGTGCTTCTGGCGCTTTACGTAGTTGTGGTGCTGCTATGGAAAAACAACCGCCCTGTTGCTGCCGGCGTAGTGTTGGCGGCCAGCATCTTCATCAAACCCTTCGGCTTTATTCTGCTGCCCTACCTCCTGCTCAAAAAGCGCTTCGACATGCTCGCCTCTACGGCGACAGCCATCGTGCTCCTCGGTCTGCTGCCCTTCCTGTTCTACCCTTCTGCAGAGGCTTTCGCAGCGCTTTATAAAGGCTGGCTCCAGGAGCTTGTCCTCGAAATGAACGCAAAGCAGGAGCTACTAAAAAGCGGCAACCATACCATCTTTTCGGTGCTTGCCCGCTATACGCCGATACAATACCTGCTGCAAAGCGATGCAGCCATCAAAGTATACCAGGTAGTCGTCCTGGCCCTTATCGGTGGCTTTGTTTTATACTTTGTACGGGCCGGGGAAAAGCTAAAAAACAACTTCGTGTCTGATGTGGCGCTCCTGGTGGCACTGATCCCGCTGTTTGCCGTCACCAGCCTGAACGCTTTCCTGTTTGCACTGCCCTGCATGGTCGTGGTGCTGTCTAATTACGCTGAGTTAAACAAAGTTGCAAAAGTGCTTGCAGTGGCTGGCTGTGTCCTTGTCGGCATCAACATAAGGGACCTGATGGGCGGAGACCTGTACCGGTTGCTCGAGAGCCTTTCTATCTATACGTTGGGAACCGTGGCCCTGCTTGGTGCTTTAACCATCTTGCGCCTTCGCCGAAGCAGGCACCCACGTTTAGCAGAAATGCAGCCCCGGCGCAACAAGGATTTAGCAGGGCAGTTTAAATAG
- a CDS encoding TIGR02757 family protein has translation MMHPEISSVKALLDDRVEKYNRPSFIPNDPVSIPHRFSRKQDIEISGFFAAILAWGQRKTIINNCIRLMDLMDNAPHDFILHHQEQDLQRFLGFKHRTFNDTDLLYLLHFFRWYYSRHESLESAFAGAQQELQTQQERLVYFHNLVFSLEDAPQRTRKHIATPARKSACKRLNMYLRWMVRQDDRGVDFGIWQNIPMSDLICPCDVHVERVARRLGLITRKGMDWDTAEELTAHLRAFDPADPVKYDYALFGLGIEEKF, from the coding sequence ATGATGCACCCCGAAATTTCTTCTGTAAAAGCCCTGCTTGACGACAGGGTGGAAAAGTATAACCGCCCCAGCTTTATACCGAACGATCCGGTTTCCATTCCGCACCGCTTTTCCAGGAAGCAGGACATCGAGATCAGCGGCTTTTTTGCGGCCATACTTGCCTGGGGCCAGCGCAAGACCATCATCAATAACTGCATCAGGCTGATGGATTTGATGGACAATGCCCCGCACGATTTTATACTTCATCACCAGGAGCAGGACCTGCAGCGATTCCTGGGCTTCAAGCACCGCACCTTCAACGACACCGACCTTTTATACTTGCTGCACTTCTTCAGGTGGTACTATAGCCGGCACGAGAGCCTGGAGAGCGCTTTTGCCGGTGCGCAGCAGGAACTGCAGACGCAGCAGGAGCGGCTCGTATATTTCCACAACCTGGTGTTTAGCCTGGAGGATGCTCCGCAGCGCACGCGCAAGCATATTGCCACGCCTGCCCGCAAGTCGGCCTGCAAACGGCTGAACATGTACCTGCGTTGGATGGTGCGCCAGGATGATAGGGGCGTGGATTTCGGTATTTGGCAAAACATACCCATGAGTGACCTGATCTGCCCCTGCGATGTGCATGTGGAGCGCGTGGCACGCCGCCTGGGGCTTATTACCAGAAAGGGCATGGATTGGGACACAGCCGAAGAACTCACGGCCCACCTGCGTGCATTCGATCCTGCGGACCCGGTAAAGTATGATTATGCCCTTTTTGGCCTGGGGATAGAAGAAAAGTTCTGA
- the proC gene encoding pyrroline-5-carboxylate reductase, whose amino-acid sequence MHTDNVAILGTGNLGKSIAEGLLSNGQYQPENIYVTRRNTKSLQFLKDKGVQVTSDNTFAVKNSRFILLCVQPAHLENVLNEIRPHLDPERHVLLSVIAGITIDYIRDLVGDFAIVRSMPNTAIAVQQSMTCLAFNEKAATVEEEIKEIFNCVGETLVIEEELMAGATVLCSSGIAFNMRFIRAVTQGGIQLGLDAEDAQKIAVQVSKGASTLLTINKSHPEQEIDKVTTPEGCTITGLNEMEHQGLSSAVIKGLVGSHKRILDLKEQREKETAAV is encoded by the coding sequence ATGCACACAGATAACGTAGCCATCCTGGGCACAGGAAATCTCGGTAAATCGATTGCAGAAGGGCTTTTGAGCAACGGCCAGTATCAGCCGGAGAACATCTACGTAACCAGGAGAAACACGAAATCATTACAATTCTTAAAAGACAAAGGCGTACAGGTTACCAGCGACAACACGTTTGCCGTAAAGAACAGCCGCTTTATTCTGCTTTGCGTGCAGCCGGCGCACCTGGAAAACGTGCTGAACGAAATCCGGCCACACCTCGACCCGGAGCGCCATGTGCTGCTGAGCGTTATTGCCGGCATCACGATTGATTACATCCGGGACCTGGTAGGCGATTTTGCCATTGTGCGCAGCATGCCCAATACCGCTATCGCCGTGCAGCAGTCGATGACATGCCTGGCCTTTAATGAAAAAGCAGCCACAGTGGAAGAGGAGATAAAAGAGATCTTTAATTGTGTGGGAGAGACCCTGGTGATTGAGGAAGAGCTGATGGCAGGCGCCACGGTGCTTTGCTCCAGCGGCATTGCCTTTAACATGCGCTTTATCCGTGCGGTGACACAGGGAGGTATCCAGCTTGGCCTGGATGCGGAGGACGCACAGAAGATCGCGGTTCAGGTAAGCAAAGGCGCCTCTACGCTGCTTACTATCAACAAATCACACCCGGAGCAGGAAATCGATAAGGTGACCACACCGGAGGGCTGCACCATTACGGGCCTGAACGAGATGGAGCACCAGGGCCTGAGCTCTGCCGTGATCAAAGGGCTGGTGGGCTCCCACAAGCGCATTCTGGACCTGAAGGAGCAGCGCGAGAAAGAGACAGCTGCTGTTTAA